Within the Nitrospiraceae bacterium genome, the region GTATTAGGCGCGCCGCCAGCGTTCGTTCTGAGCCAGGATCAAACTCTCATAAAGGTTCTACTTACATTGGACCCGAGGGCCACCTCTTCAATACACCTTACCTTGCTCATTTCTCGCTCTATTCAGTTGTCAAAGAACCGTTCGCGTTCGTCACGCGAGCCGCGCAATTTACTATGCTCGGCTTGACCCTGTCAAGTGGGTCGGTAACTTTTTTTGATCTGGGTTCCTGAGAATCCGTCGCGGGGATAACAACCGCATCGGCCACTAGGCTGGATCAAACGTGCATCTTTATACCAATCTGGTTTTCTGGAGTCAAGCCTTGCTTTCAATTTTTTATTATCGCAGAGTAATCGCATGAATTCGTGGCTCTCATTGAAGCGGCGCACCCTCTTGAAGCTCACTGGAATTGCGGCTTCCGCGGGCCTCACCGGTGGTTGCGACGCAGTAGGGTCGGTGTTCGGTCGCATGTTTGCCATGCCGCCTCGCGATACAAATTATTTCACACCGAGCAATAAATTTTACGTCGTCAACTACTCCGATTCACCATTCAGCGTCTCACGAGACCTGCGCCAAGACGAATGGAAATGCAGCGTCAAAGGTGAAGTGAAGAAGCCGCTGACGCTCGGTTGGCGCGATGTCCTTAATCGAGACACCTTCGAGCAAGTCTCGACCCTCATGTGCATCGACACACTGCCGGGCGGCGACAGTCTCGGCAACGCGCGCTGGCGCGGCATTTCACTCAAAAAGCTGCTTCTTGAGGCCGGGGTGGACGAAGAAACGACGCGGGACATCGTCTTTCGTGGGGCCGACGGCTACGATGACAGCATCCCGCTTGCGCGGGCGATGCAGGATAACGTCATGCTCGCGTTCCTGATGAACGGAGAAAAGCTCCCGAAGGAGCATGGCTTTCCCCTGCGGCTCATCGTGCCCGGCCTCTACGGCATCAAGAACGTAAAGTGGATCATCGAAATCGAAGCCTACGCCGGAGATTACAAGGGCTATTGGCAACGCAAAGGCTGGACGGACGACGGCACGATCAAGATTTTTTCACGCATCGATTCGCCAGGCCACTATCAAACCCTGCGTGGACCGGAGCAAACCTTCCGAGGCATCGCATTCGGCGGCCCCAACTCCATCAGCAAAGTGGAGATCAGTCTAGACGCCGCAAGAACGTGGGACTCCTGCAAAATCGAAACGCCCATGTCGCCCTTTTCGTGGGTGATCTGGAGCTACAGGTGGCGGCCGACAAAACGCGGCAAGTACCAGGTATCGGTGCGAGCGTGGGATACGGCGGGGCAACTGCAGATCGCCGATATCGTGCGTCCGCAGCCGGCAGGCGCGAGCGGCCTGCACACCATCATCGCGGATGTCGACAACGTGGAGCCGAGGGGAGAGAAGAGATAATACCGAGGAGGATCCAGCTCGACTTCCCGCGCTGGAGATCACAGAGCTTGATGACAGGCAGGTCTCAGTGAGTGCCAGCCCCCTCCGCCCGGGCGTTGGCTACCGTCGCAGCAAAATGTTCCACCAGGGCACGCAGGCCCTTTAGCACCGCATCCGACACTTCCTCTTTCGGACCGTACCCCAAAATCGCTTGATTCCACAGCGGGCTCTGACGACGCTGCGCCGTATACGCTCCGCCCGTGCAGTCCACGTGATAAGCGGCAATATACTGCTCTCCCACTGTCCACACCTCGCATGCAAAGAATCCGAATTGGTGCAGCCGCTCGCCTGCGTCGGCCGATGGAATCCCGGAACCCTCAATCCCTACGCCTGGAATCCTATTGAGCAACGCGAGGCGGGCCAGGTCGGTCAACTCCCCACGCTTGATGCCGAGCCGCTCCGCTGTACCTTGGGTCTGAACCTCCACAGAAGCGAATCTCCTGATTTGTCTGAGGTCCGCGCTTGGAGAGCTTTCGCTCTCCCCGCTGACGCCCGGAGCGGCCGAAACCGGCACCTCGCCGGCGTAGACGGTGAACAGCGCAACAAAGAACCCCCATGCCAGGCTTTTCTTCAACACCATCGAAGCTCCTCTCCGACACTGGTCTGCACTGCAATATCTGCAATGCGGCCTACTCTGCCACATTCCACGAAAGAGTTCATTGGAGAAATATCGTCACGGCCCCATCCAGCGGCAAATGACTCACCCTGACACAACAGCGCCGCCCACACTCCACTCGACTAGCCAACGCAGGCAATGGGAACAACATCGATTGAAGCTCAACTATCGGCGCGATGCTCTTCTGCATTGTGTCATGCTTGGACGGGCCGCCGGAGCTTGCCTCCAGCACGGGAGACCCGAAGAACGGATGGTCCGAAGCGAACCGGCGGAGTCAGTGATGTGCTCCAGGAAGTTGCACACGTTCCGTGTTTTCCCACATCGGTACGGATCTTGACTTGCCCATTCAACCCTAGGGTATCCAACCGATCAGCAACCGCTGATGCACAGAATCCACGCCGCCATAGCACTAGGCATGAAATTCTCCAATTAAAATACGGAGGGACAAATATCTGCAACTCGCGACCCAAATGGCCCTAGTTTAGTGACCTAGAAGTATGGTGAGATTTACCATCCCGGTCCGTATCGATCCACCGGCCCTGAGCATCACCACTCCCAGAGTCGGAAGGTACGAATGAGCCCTGCGATCAGGATTCTCAGCCGCCTCCCTTCTGGGATGCCCCAGACATCCAACTCTTCCCTCATTGCGCTGGAACAGACCAAGCTACTCTTTGGGAATTTTCGCATCGGCGCAATCGCAATTTTTCTCAACGCCGTCTTTCTGACGCTGGCGCAGTGGAACGTGGTTTCCCATCGAGGCGCCGCGCTGTGGCTGGCCTATATGCTGCTGGTGCTCGCCGGCCGCATCGGCCTCTGGTACGCGTACGCTCAACATGGTGCTGCAGACCAGACCTCGACTCCATGGCGAGAGCGCTACATCCTTGGCTCTACCGCCACTGCCATCGGCTGGGGTGCGGCTTCGTTCATCCTCTACCCTCCGGACTCGTTCTTCCATCAGCTGTTCCTGACATTCGTCGTGGCCGGCATGACGGCAGGCGCTGTCGCGGCCCTCAGTCCCATCTTCAGCGCCTATCTGCTGTCGGCGGGGTTCACCGTGGTCCCGCTGATCGGACGGCTTGTCTGGGGAGGCCAGGAACTGCATGACCTCATGGGAGGCATGGTCGTCCTGTTCTTTCTGGCCACAACGATTGCGGCGCGCAACATGAGCCACGCGATTGAGACGGGACTGGCGCTGCGCTTTCAGAATCAGGATCTCTCACAAACCTTGGCCCAGAGCGAAGAAGAGCTTCGGATGCTGCACGAGGCGGGCCCCTCGATGTTCTTCACGCTGGATGAATCCGGTCGGATTCTGAGCGCCAACCGCTTAGTCGTCGACAAGCTCGGCTATTCCGTGGATACCCTGCAGCAACAGCCCATCCTCTCCCTCATCCGTGACGAGGACCGGCCCACCGTGGAGCAGGCCCTCCCCACACTCACGCAGCCCCCCTGGCCCGTCCATCGGTGGCAGGTTCGACTGCGACGAGCGAACGGCAGTGATATTTGGATTGAGGCTGATGCCAGAGCCATCCGTTCGGTCAACGACGGATTGCTCCTCTTTGTCGTCGCCCAAGACGTGACCGAGCGGAAGCGAACCGAGGACGCGTTGCGGGACTCTCAAGAACTCGTGAACTCCATTTTGGAGCATCTCCCGAACATGGTCTTCGTAAAAGACGCGCGAGACCTGCGGTTTGTTCGGTTCAACAAAACCGGCGAGGAGCTGCTCGGCTACTCGCGATCGGAGCTGCTCGGCAAGTCCGACTACGATTTTTTCCCGAAGGCCGAAGCCGACTTTTTTACAGAGAAAGACCGTGAGGTGCTGAAGCACGCGCACTTGGTCGATATCCCCGCCGAGCCGATCCAAACCAAGGAAAAAGGGACCCGGTACCTCCATACCAAGAAGATTCCGTTGCTCGATTCGACCGGGACCGCACGCTACCTACTCGGCATCTCGGAGGATATCACCGAACAACGTGAGGCGCGCGAGCGCCTGGCCCTCTATCGGGAGATCATTTCGAAATCGACCGATGCCATTGTCATCTTCGATCTCTCCGGTCATTACATCGAACAGAACGCTGCAAATCGCCGCCTCCTGGGCTACTCAAACGAGGAGATCGCGGGCAAAAGCCCGGCCATTCATTTGGGTGGAGTGCAGTTTTCCACGATCATGGAATCGCTGACCGGCACCGGTCGATTCCGTGGCGAGGCGCTCAGCACCGCAAAAGACGGCACCAAAATCCCCATCGACCTAAACTGTTTCGCGGTTTTCGACGAGGAAGGACAGCCCATCTGCTACGTCGGCATCAAAC harbors:
- a CDS encoding molybdopterin-dependent oxidoreductase, translated to MNSWLSLKRRTLLKLTGIAASAGLTGGCDAVGSVFGRMFAMPPRDTNYFTPSNKFYVVNYSDSPFSVSRDLRQDEWKCSVKGEVKKPLTLGWRDVLNRDTFEQVSTLMCIDTLPGGDSLGNARWRGISLKKLLLEAGVDEETTRDIVFRGADGYDDSIPLARAMQDNVMLAFLMNGEKLPKEHGFPLRLIVPGLYGIKNVKWIIEIEAYAGDYKGYWQRKGWTDDGTIKIFSRIDSPGHYQTLRGPEQTFRGIAFGGPNSISKVEISLDAARTWDSCKIETPMSPFSWVIWSYRWRPTKRGKYQVSVRAWDTAGQLQIADIVRPQPAGASGLHTIIADVDNVEPRGEKR